The Nicotiana tomentosiformis chromosome 9, ASM39032v3, whole genome shotgun sequence genome contains the following window.
gctGGGGtgtttgttagcccaaaagaaatcacgagaaattcaaaatgcccataccgggtcctaaaagctattttcggaataaaTTGCTCCCAGAATGACCCAAAatttgcctcactctgcggccattatgtggtccgcagagtgattctgcggtcgcataatggaccgcagaaacgcgtaattctgccaaatattttcctttacttttcgatgcattattcaacccaaaaagtctgaaccgcggcgagcaagctcgttgcgaagaatttctataatacacaacacataaaaccaattcggcaccatgaaatattattaacATTATTTTGCAAaactttacggggccttacatttggatagcctacggaccttttgaactttggaaaaatctggtttttgagcttcagctgtcatctggtgcatggtGCTTCACAATCGCGAAGCCATTACCGCGATCGTGAAAAGGAAATTATGAGTCGTGATTTTTACCCCTCTCGTTCGCaaagataggcacgcgatcgcggaaggttagctcccagtgcaccgcgaacgcgtgGAGTAAATCGCgtccgcgaagaggaaatgaggcacAAGCTGGGCCACTCAAATttattcttcgcattcgcatgaaGCGGTGCGCGATCGCGAAGTCTGCGGagttattcttcgcgttcgcgtagtgcaaATTGGCAGCCTGTgcaagttgtgcttcgcgatcgcgaatcctttcccgcgatcgcgaatagTAAAATGGTCCTGGGCAGAAATTGTTCTACGCTATCACGAACGGATTCCcgtgatcgcgatgagtaaaaaccTGGACAAcataacttaagttctggaaatgggattttgtcccatttttcattattcatgattttgagctcgggtaaggcgatatttgggcgattttcacggaaaaatatcggggtaagtgttccttatcctatattgattatatttcatgattccatactcatttacatcatgaatccgtgaatttatggaagaaaaattatttttttataaaatcttccaaaatgtaaaatgaagatttgaaagccaatccgatgtcggaattcgataatttttgtatggttgaactcgtatcggaacatgtgttcgaatttcatgagtttttagggatttgagacgtgggtcctactgttgatttttgaaataaatttcggattttaataaatTAGTAAATTCACATGTAATCAatttctacgatttgtattgagtatattgaattgtttatgactagatttgaggatttcagacacaaattcgcgaggcaaagatttattggattcttgagttggttgcaaatcgaggtaagtgtcgtggttaaccttgacttgaaagAATAGAGCCCTTGAATTATTTtctacgtgaatttcatgtgtaacgatgtataagcaaggtgacgagtgcctatactttgtcaaattaattgtttgcttaattatttaaacatcttaaattattttaagacacgaatcaattgttataataattatttatctcatattccttgtcaaatattaattcttgaatacctgcaataattgttgcatgtttatttgatttatgtgtcttaattgctacttgacatttagtatattaaatattaaaatatctattttctccccgatttccacaattaattgctacgtATCATTATTTAttccataaataaattataattattgtatgactTTATGCtcaatagtttctcattgaatgtGACATTTATTGAAATATTttgtttattacatttaagagttgttaaaatatattgggggatagggttgcatgctgcaacggaaataaaaataagcatattggaggatcgggttgcacgtcacaacagagttatttaaaatttatattgggggatcggattgcacgccgcaacagatttatttaaagtttatattgttggagcgagttgcacgccgcaatgaaaatttattgaggaattatattattagagcgggttgcacgccgcaacggaaattgattaaaataataattggttatgactgccgagttgacttcaactattaaaatgagttacctgatttatttatattattgttgttgttattattattgcgtacaggttaatgtaagtgacatgccttagcctcgtcattacttcgtcgaggttaggcttagcacttaccagtacatggggtcggttgtactgatactacactctgcatttcttgtgcagatttcggagttagtaccagcggcgtactgtagatttgcccggatacagctaccagtagagacttgaggtataactgcacatcgttcgcagttttgaagtccccttctatcttatctcagttgtgtattatatttcaagcAGCTTGAAtttatttcagacctttatttgtattattctagaagctcatgcacttgtgactccagttctgggatggtatttagatatcgtgaTTATTTTAgaatattcactttatttcagactttatttccgtatttattttcttgttattaattaatttaaagtattgttaaaaatggctaattatattctaacgttggtttgcctaacaagtgaaatattaggcatcatcacggtcccgaaggtaggaatttcgggtcatgacacttCGCCTCTGTGTGGAATACCCTTTAATTTCTTTCTTGCCATATGTAATAGGTGCATTTATTACGAAAGATGTATTTAAAGTTGAGAGGAACTTTTAAAAGGTATCAAAAGAAGGCTAACCTGTAATAATCATGGACTACCTAAATAGTACTAACTTTTTATTTTGGATCTGGCAATACATGACATGACTTTATACTAGAAATAGATTGATACAATTGGTTTAATAGAAAGTCTGGTTTGTCCTCTGTGTAGTGTTAAGAATCAAATGATTGCATGGCCCATCCCTGATGAGACTGGTCTTCgttgaatatttttgtaattgGCGGTCTTTAATAAATGGACTTTgtcttttttaaattttttattgtgTGATTATGTATTTACCCCTTCAGCTTCTTCTTCTCcatctcttctttttttccttcttcttcttcaagaacaccaTTTGGAAGCTTAAAAATTCAAAGTTAATTGTTATTTACTGTTAAAATCggttgagtgttgattatttatgcttaaacttttagtttaaacactaatttagtgatttgatttaaaattttcaaaactctATTGTTGGTCCGTAGAAAGTGACAAAGAAGACAAAGTGAATCTTTTTGATTTGGTGTTATTTGACTAAATTGGTTATTCGGGATCGTTTGTGTTGGTATTTGGAGGAGTTGTTtcaaatttgaaattatttgaagcaaatttgaggtaatttgacCGAAATTAACATTACAAATTCCAAGAATATTTTGttaaataacataaaaaattataCCAATTAGGTAGTCTTTGATGAATAATTTAATAGATAGGTCGAATGCGGATTACATAAAGTCACACTAATAGTAGAGTTCGGTGAACAATTGAAAAGGTATAAAATCATGCCAACCGGATAGACTTTAGTAAATAATTTAACAAATAGATCGATTACAGataacacaaagttatgccaATCCGGTAGAATTTGGTAAATAATTGAACAATCACCATTCGAACAGAGAGTCAAATGGTTTTTGATAAGTTATACTAttttgtgttttgatgatttgccAAACAGTCTCGAGGAACCGGTTGTGATAAGTTCCTTTATTTTGGTTCTCAGGGGGAATATGGCCGATTCGTAGGGGGACCAATATGAAGATCTGGTTCTCGGGGAGAATATCAActctaagtttgtcatcatcaaaaagaggAAAATTGATAAGTTATACGTCTTTTGTTTTGTTGATTAGACAAACTTCATgagagaaccagataaggaacctaaTACAATTAGTTCCCTTGCATTCATATTAACTAGTGAGATATCTGGTTCAATTCTCAAATGAAATCAGATAAGGGAACATCAGAGGGAACAAATATGGATCAATTCCCCTGGTCGTCGTACAATCAACTCTACAATTGTAAAAACTGTTGCACTGTACCGTCTGGCAGGCTGTTGCACTGTACCGTCTGGCAGGCTGCTGCACTGTACCGTCTGACAGGTTGTTACACCGTACCATCCGGCAGTAGTACAGCAGCACAGCTGTAGCTTACCAAGTCCAAACTAAAGAACACTTTATTGCATCATCCTTAATGACATCACACACATATTATCAACATGAGGCAAGGGATTTCATCTCCCCACAACATGAGGCAAGGGATTTCAAAAGATAATATTCTCTCAAGTGCTAGTCACCACCTCTCTCAAGAACAAAGTTGCTGCAACCTCAAGGACCAGATCCAAAAATTGAAGATATCTTAAGTCCTTAGGTTTGTTGAGCCtttgttattttgttcttcatttgTAATCCTACACTACTTTCAAGAAGTGTCTTTGTAGGACAGATTTAAACCACTGTTTGGTTTagtttcttgactagagttagtcaaggttTGTTGCTTTGTGATAGAGTTATTGCAAAGGGCTTATAGAGTTATTGTAAgaggtgagggattaagagtttaattcctagatttcaataggttgtaatctgaagtttactcggtttagtggagttgaaatcctactagggtaggtcgtggtttttaatcccttgagcaaggagttttccacgtaaatatCGCGTGTTCTTTATTTACGGTCGATTTACTGTGGGAAcagatagagaacctggttcccAATACTGTTTGGTTTTACAGTCTATTGCTTactgtgggaactgatagagaacctggttctctatacagtttggtggactcttagtttctatcaattgatatcagagcaggttctttctaaaaggttaacacctagaaaggatcctcatcatggttgctccaccaaactttgagGAAGGACAATCAACCTATAGACCCCCAAGATTCAACGGCCAATACTTTGGTTGGTGGCAAACAAGAATGCATGACTTCATTATAAATGAAGATTCCAAGCTTTGGGATGTGATTTGTGATGGTCCCTTTGTCCCTATGAAGGTTTTTGGAGAGGGAACAAAGACTGTtccaaagaaaagaaaagaatacaATGGTGCTGACCGAAAAGTTGTTGAGAAGAACTTCAAGGCGAAGAAGATTATTGTGTGTGGTATTGGTCCAGACGAGTATAATCGTATCTCGGCATGTGAATCTGCCAAGGAAATCTAGGAAACTCTTCAAACGGCTCATGAAGGGACAACTCAGGTAAAGCAGTCCAATATAGATATGCTTACAACTGAGTATGAACTCTTTAAAATGAAAGAGGGTGAGTCCATTCAAGAGATGCATACCCGATTCACCTCCATAATCAATGAGCTTCATTCACTTGATGAAATCATTCCAACCAACAAGTTGGTCCAGATGATACTCAGTGTTTTACCAGGTTCCTGGGAGATCAAGATTAATGTTATCACTAAAGCCAAAGACCTGCAGAAGCTGACTATTGACGAGCTTATTGGAAATCTCAAAACTTATGAGATGAAGAGAAAGAAGGATCTCGAAAGAAGAGAGCCCGGGaaggagaagaacctggttctcAGGGCTGCCAATAAGGAGTCAAATAGTGATGAATCCAACATGGAGTATCTTACTCAAAGATTCCAAAAGATGATTTGAAAAAATGGTGGGATTCCAAAGAAAGGAAGTTCCAGCAGGAATTTCAAAGGAAATAATTGTTGTCATAAGTGTGGAAAGCCTGGTCACTTCATGAAAGACTGTCCTCTTCATAAGCAGGATCATTAATAAACTAACACTGAAAAGGCGGCTAAGAGGAACCAGGTCCTTGACAGAAAGTTCAAAAGAAGAGATGCTGCTGACAATATGGTGAAGCAAGCCATGGCTGACTGGGGAAATTCCTCCGGTGAATTTGAAGGTGAAGATGACCAAGGAGATACATCTATGATGGTTGCTGAAAATGGATCTTCAGAATATGATTCAATCTTTGCACTCATGGACAAatctgatgatgatgaggacAAGGAGGAATATGAGGTAAGTTTTCttgatgttcaaagaaatttgaTAACTTACTCCAAGGAAAAATTGATGTCCTTAGCAAATATGTTAATTGATGCCTATCATAGCCTCATTAatgagaaaaatactttaatagAAGAAATTGGTGACATAGAACAAGAGAGGGATAATATGGTAGTTTCCATTGTAGATTTGAAGGAACAAGTAGAAGAAGTAACTAGAGAAAATAACTTATTGAAAAAACAAACGAAAAAATAGATGGACAATACTAAGGGTAAAGAAGTGGCTAGTGAGGCTCAACTTGAGCTTGAGAGTGAGCTTAAGAAAGTTAAAACAAGTCTTGTTGCTGAGCTTGAAAAAAATAGACAACTTCAGGAGGATTTGAAAAGGGTTAAAAATGATCTTGATAAGTCACTTAATTGTACCTGGTCCTCTGATGTAGTAACATCTATGTACAAGAGTAATGGTGGAAACAAGCAAGGAATCGAGTTCCAAAAGGCTAAAACCTCCTATAATCCCCATAGCAAGTATGTAACTGTGGCTGATAATTGGTTGTGTACTCACTATGGTCAAACGGTCCATTACAAGGACTCTTGTAAAACTAAAATTCAGTCTTTGCAGAAAAAACAAAGTTTTTTTTGAAAAGAGGCCTACTGttgaggaacctggttccctgTAAAGAAAATATGTGATGCCTGCATGGGCAAAAGGAAGTTTGATCTGCCTTTTCTATCATTATAAGGGACCCAAGCTGgcttgggttcctaagtctaatcatTGATTTCGTGTGCAGGCAAGAGTGAGAGGTAGTAGTAAAAAATAGTATATGGATAGCGGCTGCTCTACGCATAAAACTAGAAGAATAAATGATTTTCTCTCACTCTAGGCCTTCCAAGgtgggagtgtgtcctttggaaACGACAAGAAGGTTATATTCTTGGTGTTGGCAAAATTGACAAAACACTCTCACATGCAATTGAAAATGCGTACTATGTGAATGGCTTGAAATATAGCTTGTTGAGTGTGTCTCAAATCTGTGATAAGGAAAAATGAAGTGAAGTTCTTGTCCAAATCTTGCACTTTCACCAATCTTAAAACTGGTGAAATGGAATTGATAGCCAGGAGATTCAAGAACATCTATGTTGCAGATCTTGATTCACTAAATGGTGGTGACATAACATGCCTAAGTGTCATTGACGATGATGCAGAGTTATGGCACAACTGACTGGGGCATGCGAGTTTTTATTTGCTGAACAAGTCAGTTATGAAGGATCTGGTTCATAGGCTAAAGCATTCAACAGTGCTTGCTACTTGATTAACAAATGCATGATCGGGTCCCTTCTCGAGAAGTCTCTCTATGAACTGCTCAATGGGAGAAAACCCAAGCTGACTTACCCGAGAGCCTTTGGATGCAAAATGTTTCGTTCACAACAATGGTGGTAAATGGTAACATAACAAAGAAAATGAAGACGTAGAATTTACAAATGCTCCTAGTGAAGCTATAGATATTGCAAATGTAAAGACTGATTTGATGAGACAAGTCAAGCAAAGCTATTAAAGAGATGCAGTAGAATCTCCAAAAGGCAcagaggaacctggtccctctATCACCTTGACTGAAGCTGAACATAGGGTTGTTAATGCTGCATTAGGTACTCCtgatgcagaacaaaggagtagaagtCATAATTCTGTTGATGTCAATGATGTTTCAAATATGGAGGAATCTGGTCCTTCAAATTCTGAAGTTCAAGTATCCAACTAGAAGCAAAAGAGTTCACATCCCTTCAAAATGTAATCATACCCTTAAACTTTGGTATTCAACCTAGTTCTAAGGCAAGGAACATGTTTGCCCTCTCAGCCTTTTTGTCTCAAATCGAGCCTAAGAACATCAAAGAAGTGGATAGCTACTATACAAGAAGAACTCCATCAGTTGAGAGGAATAAAGTGTAGCACCTGGTCCCTAGGCCTTCAAACAGAACAGTGATTGGAACCTGGCCCAAAAGACTCTCACTTGAAGGATGCCAAGGGAATTTTGAGGTATCCTAAGGGAACGCAGAACCTGGTCCTCGTCTATTTTTCAGGAGATACTTTTGACTTGGTTGGATATGCTAATGCTGATTATGTTGAATAtctggtggatagaaagagcacatcTGGAATGACACATTTTCTGGGTCATGCTTGATCTCATGGGGTACAAAGAAACAAATTGTGTGGCTCtttctactgctgaagctgaataCGTGGTTGATGCTTCTTGTTGTGCTCAACTACTACATATCAAGAAACATCTTGAAGACTTTGGTGTATTTACAGCTTGAACCTGGTACAACACAAgaggacaaagcacattgatgtgcgatatcactttttgagggataatgTTGAAAAGGGTTTGATTTGTATGAAGGTCTGGAAGATGGAGGACCAGGTAGCATACATCTTCACCAAGGCGTTGAGCAGGGAACACTTTGAAAAACATCGTCTGGAGTTGGGATTGATCAAGCTTAACTAAggacctggtccctcgatgattggctatgttAATAAGGAAGATACAatgctaaaaagtattttttggcAACTCAAATCTATATTGTTACAGGTATACATACATGGCAGTTTTAGCACAAAACAAGTAAGAGTGACATTGCACTTCTAGGAATTTGttgctcaaattttcaaaaaccgTTAAGGAACCTGGTTCCTGTGACTCAGGTTAGTAGTCTCTTCAATACTTATATGCCTTTTTAAACTGATGAAGTGTAATGTCATTAATTTATTCCCGTCTCTCTCCAAATATTTGAAGTCCAAAATGTTAAATGTTTTCTGAACTGACCCGTTGCCCCAAAAAACCATTTCCTTCTCTCACACCCAACCAAAACCGATTCTTTTCTTCAAAACCAAATCAACCTTATCTCAAAAAGAATCATTCTCTCAAAATCTTCTGAAATGAACCCAACTCTGTCACCTTCCAAAATCCTAGCTCCATCTGAATCGAAACCCAAGAAGTATTTGGTAGATTTTGACGGGACTTTAACTGAAAAGGAATGAGGTAGATCTAATATTCTAGAGAGTGAGGCTGAAATTGTTGTTGGATTTGTAGTAGCCTTGAAGGATGGAGGAATCAGTGAATGTGCTGGAAAAGGGGGAACTGAATGAGGGAcgtggtccttcaaatccttcttAGGATGTTAATTCTGATGATGATCTTTTTCTCTTGAGTTATGTGCTTAAACGAACCTCTGATCCAGTAAAAATGATTAATGAAAAGTAAGATGATTGATGATAAAGTGGTGTGACCTGCTAATGTGGTGATTGTGGAAGAAAGTATGAAGTGGAAAAATCTTCACTTGTGAGAAAGcattaaaaaaatgaagaaaagaaaGTTGGATGAGAAAGATGCAGTAGATGATAAGGGTGAACAgattgagaagaagaagaagaagaagaagaagaagaggagggaGACATGGCCGCTCAGGGAAAGAAATGGTAGTGTGAGTTAGGAACCTGGTTCCTTACAGAAGCAAAAGGTTGAGTTATCGGGTTTGGAGAAGAAGAAGACTTTGAAGTCTCAAAAAGTGCTGTTAGGCAGAGTGTTGACTCTGATATTGCTGAAAAATGGAGGAACTTCTTGACATTGTTGAGTTCCAAAAATATAATCACCTCTTTGTTCTTCTAAGTCCCAAcgtttatgaagaagaagtaaAAACTTCTATGTTGTATGTTATACTCTGCTGCTATATGTGCATGAGACTGAGTTTGTTCTTGATGAGGAGAAGCTTGGGGAGATTCTTGGTGAATTGATTGATGGTTCAACCTGCTCAGATAGGTAGAGGACCAGGTCCCCGTGGACGCTTGGCAGAATAGAATTCTAAGTTGAAGGGTGAGAATGAAAGATTGAGGAAACAAGTGGAGGACCTGAGAGAGTAGATGATCATTGATCAAAGGATTATGAATGAACGAGTGGACATGCTCATCAAGGCCTTAGCCCCTTACTTTTCTTCCAACCCAGTGATCCATGTCTTTCACTCCTTCCAAATTCCCTCGAATTTCTATCTTCTTTTGATCCCTATGTTTGATGACATTGGTAGTTTAGTTGTTTAAATTGTCATATTCTGTATTGTTGAAACTACTGTGCTTTTGTTATAATTACTCTACTATAGGCAATCACTCTATTTTGTGCAATGGCATtcacttgttgttcttgttattgttTATGTTGTGTTGCCCAAGTGGCATGAGTTAATGTTGCTGAACTTCTTTTTGGTTGTGCTTCTTCTATTGTTCTTTTCAATGACGCCAAAAGGGGGAAGTTACATTGGTGTCAacaggggggagggggggacaaAATCGAATTGATATGTTGTGTTGTGCATGAAAGATAGCTCTGCTTCGCAGGGGAAACGTTGATGATAACATGTTGATTATAGGTCTGATTCACAGGGGAACATGTGAGGAATCTGGTTCTCAAGGGGAATATCAATTTTggatttgtcatcatcaaaaagggagaaactACTCTAAGTTACGCTGTTTCATGTTTTGATGATTTGCCAAACATTCTCAAGGAACCATGTATGGACCAGATGTGATCAGTACATGTAAGGAATCTGATTCTCAGGGGGAATATCAATTCtgggtttgtcatcatcaaaaagggagaaattgataagttatactattttgtattttgatgatttgccaAACAGTCTCGAGGAACCGATTATGATCAGTTCCTTTGTTTTGATTCTCAAGGGGAATATGGCTGATTCGTAGGGGGGCCAATATGAAGATCTGGTTCTCGGGGGGAATATCAattctaagtttgtcatcatcaaaaagggggaaattgataagttatgcgtCTTTTGTTTTGTCGATTAGACAAACTTCATgagagaaccagataaggaacctaaTACAATTAGTTCCCTTGCATTCAGAGTAACTTGTGAGATATCTGGTTCAATTCTCAAATGAAATTAGATAAGGGAACATCAGAGGGAACAAATATGAATCAGTTCCCCTGGTCGTCGTACAGTCAACTTTACAATTGTAAAAACTATTGCACTGTACCGTCTGGCAGGCTACTACACTGTACCGTCTGGCAGGCTGCTGCACTCTACCGTCTGGCAGGCTGTTACACCGTACCGTCTGGCAGTAGTATAGCAGCACAACTGTAGCTTGCCAAGGCCAAACTAAAGGACACTTTATTGCATCATCCTTGATGACATCACACACACATATTATCAAGATGAGGCAAGGGATTTCATCTCCCCACAACATGAGGCAAGGGATTTCAAAAGATAATATTCTCTCAAGTGCTAGCCATCACCTCTCTCAAGAACAAAGTTGCTGCAACCTCAAGGACCAGATCCAAAGATTGAAGATATCTTAAGTCCTTAGGTTTGTTGAGTCtttgttattttgttcttcatttgTAATCCTACACTACTTTCAAGAAGTGTCTTTGTAGGACAGATTTAAACCACTGTTTGATTTAGTTTCTTGACTAAAGTTAGTCAATGTTTGTTGCTTTGTGATAGAGTTATTGCAAAGGGAttacaatagagttattgtaagAGGTGAGAGATTAAGAATTTAATTCCTAGATTGCAATATgttgtaatctgaagtttgctcggtttagtggagttgaaatcctactagggtaggtcgtggtttttaatcccttgagcaaggagttttccacgtaaatatTGCGTGTTCTTTATTTACTGCCGATTTACTGTGGGAACAGATAGAGAACCTGATTCCCAATACTGTTTGGTTTTACAGTCTATTGCTTACTGTTAGAACTGATAGAAAACCTgattctctatacagtttggtggactcttAGTTTCTATCAATTTTAAATTATCAATTATTAAGACTTATAATACTTGTtactaattttaaaatataaatttatgttcGAACTTCTCAAAACATCCAAACTGTTAGAATTTCAACGATGACACGTAAATTGGGACTAATGGAGTATAATGGAAATCAAAAGAGGGAGAGCTcaaagagcccgtttggacataagaaaaatttttcttttttcatttttttttctttttttcgaaatcagcgtttgttcataaaatttataattttcacttgaatgtacattttgaaattttttaaaattttgaaaaactccaaaaaactattttttaaaattttcacacagattactcacaaaacttaaaaaacaacccaaaattatattcatgtctaaaaacaactctaattttcaaataccattttcacttgaaaaactttttcaattttttttttgaattttacaattcttatgtccaaacgcccacaaAAAGTAACGTAAATTAATCAGGAAAAAACAGTACATGCTTCTTGCCCTCGTTTGCATTTCCAGTAGGGGAAGCTGGTGGCACCGAACGGTAAAAAACCAACTGCTACATCGCTGCCATCCCAAAAATCTCCCTTTCCATTCTTACACTCTTCCTTTTACCCAAAAACTCAAACCCCATTTCATATTACCATCCCTTACTGCATTTTCACAAACCCcaaattaattctttaacatCCTACAATTCAATGTCCACCTCTTCTCAGGTTCAGGTACTTTCCCTATTAAACAATTCATTCCCAAGATTTATTGTTCCATTTCAttctaataaaaataatttattgactTTAACAAACAAATTTGAATTTGTCTAAAGCTAGTGATTCTCTAAAATTAAAATTATGCTCCAATACAGAATAAACATGCGTCAACTAAGTTGGTGTCATATATATATTAGGCGTTTAAGTTTGGTATACTGAAAATGTAAAGATCTTTTGCACTCAGTGGATT
Protein-coding sequences here:
- the LOC117281169 gene encoding uncharacterized protein, which encodes MVAPPNFEEGQSTYRPPRFNGQYFGWWQTRMHDFIINEDSKLWDVICDGPFVPMKVFGEGTKTVPKKRKEYNGADRKVVEKNFKAKKIIVCGIGPDEYNRISACESAKEI